In Streptomyces chartreusis NRRL 3882, the following are encoded in one genomic region:
- a CDS encoding AfsR/SARP family transcriptional regulator, producing MGASACSGSEHGSDEWCGLRFGLLGPPVLYYDVSGRGRSEARDVAGPKSRVLLAALLLDAGRVVSVESLKDALWGGAPPVSAQASLHNHVARLRRLLDDPERLRTVPSGYVLRVDEGELDVHVFETHVAAARAAHAGQDWERVVRECTAALALWRGAPLAGLPSEVGGYAFARRLREARLLLLEWRYDAELALGGPRLDGLVPELAALTAEYPLREVYHRQLMLALHRTGRRAEALAVHRDLRTRLVDQLGVEPGPGVREAHVEVLRGAVGSGGSGDGFGEGSAPPTPPTSPASSASSAAPSVDAATPSVAASPSSAQPPPAQLPAPPAHFTGRAAVRASLRRALTTPGAPPPTGPTAPAAPAVPAAAVISGMPGVGKSALALHVAHELAERFPDGQLYLDLQGATPGMTPLTPGQALTTLLRDLGAEPCRIPERPDAASALLRSLLAPTRTLLVLDDAASAAQVRPLLPGGAGCAVIVTSRSPLTALDGVARFPLGPLSDEESAALLVAASGRAGLDGSDAARRLVELTGRLPLALRVVAARLAARQALTPEVLAGQLAGTEGRLQHLEYDDLSVRRSLAVAHDALAGSEREADRDAALTLRRIGALDLPTYGAPLLARLTGTGERRTEAALDRLVDVALLQEPAYGRYAPHDLVRDFARELVGERGVEGIGGSGTARAGGSVRNANNGGVRNATPTDTETTRASETALRWYAAVAERVLVAIVEPGPDQDDRRRPTAAQPPGHAAHVDTVAPFGGPEEAFAWGDGELANVVTLVERYADDPCRRRAGLVSTLVRLILPYAHRRGRVAEMEVLGRAGLGVARRLGDEAAQAYALVDLAGLHFLTGRQGEALDLNDRALAIWRRLDEPSWIRRCLNNRGLLLDGLGRPAEASEALTRSLEYARQLNDPYGEAVTHSHLGNLYEHTDPRAAIEQHRRSLAIGDGIGAVIVRHSAHCNIGYAHLRLGEPAAALPHFEESLRILGGHGDWHGESQTRLGLVRALRLLGRTGRAARECAELLDRADARADRYTGGLARHQQGLLLRERGHAGAAREEWRSALAALEGTDAHAVVTELRELLAPTG from the coding sequence ATGGGGGCATCTGCCTGTTCGGGCAGCGAGCACGGTTCCGATGAGTGGTGCGGGCTGAGGTTCGGGCTGCTCGGGCCACCGGTGCTGTACTACGACGTCAGCGGGCGCGGCCGGAGCGAGGCCCGGGATGTCGCCGGCCCCAAGTCCCGTGTGCTGCTGGCCGCGTTGCTGCTCGACGCCGGGCGGGTCGTCTCCGTCGAGTCGCTCAAGGACGCGCTGTGGGGCGGGGCGCCGCCCGTTTCCGCCCAGGCCTCGCTGCACAACCACGTAGCGCGGTTGCGGCGGTTGCTCGACGATCCCGAGCGGCTGCGGACCGTGCCGTCCGGGTATGTGCTGCGGGTCGACGAGGGTGAGCTGGACGTCCATGTGTTCGAGACCCATGTCGCCGCGGCGCGGGCCGCGCACGCCGGGCAGGACTGGGAGCGCGTCGTGCGTGAGTGCACCGCCGCGCTCGCACTGTGGCGGGGCGCACCGCTCGCCGGGCTGCCGTCCGAGGTGGGCGGGTACGCCTTCGCACGGCGGTTGCGCGAGGCGCGGCTGCTGCTTCTGGAGTGGCGATACGACGCCGAGTTGGCGCTGGGCGGCCCGCGTCTCGACGGGCTCGTGCCGGAGCTGGCGGCGTTGACCGCCGAGTATCCGCTGCGGGAGGTGTACCACCGCCAGCTCATGCTCGCCCTGCACCGGACCGGCCGCCGGGCCGAGGCCCTGGCCGTCCACCGGGATCTGCGCACCCGGCTGGTCGACCAGCTCGGCGTCGAGCCGGGGCCGGGAGTGCGGGAGGCGCATGTGGAGGTGTTGCGGGGAGCCGTGGGGAGCGGTGGTTCGGGAGACGGCTTCGGTGAGGGGAGCGCCCCTCCTACCCCTCCTACCTCTCCTGCGTCTTCTGCCTCGTCTGCCGCTCCTTCCGTGGACGCCGCTACGCCTTCCGTCGCCGCGTCGCCCTCGTCCGCTCAACCGCCGCCTGCTCAACTTCCCGCGCCGCCGGCGCATTTCACGGGGCGTGCCGCCGTACGCGCCTCCCTGCGCCGCGCCCTCACGACACCGGGAGCACCACCCCCGACCGGCCCGACCGCCCCAGCCGCTCCCGCCGTCCCCGCCGCCGCCGTCATCAGCGGCATGCCCGGCGTCGGCAAGAGCGCACTCGCGCTGCACGTCGCGCACGAGTTGGCGGAACGTTTCCCCGATGGGCAGCTCTACCTCGACCTGCAGGGTGCGACCCCGGGCATGACCCCTCTCACGCCTGGTCAGGCGCTCACCACCCTGCTGCGTGACCTCGGGGCCGAGCCCTGCCGTATCCCCGAACGCCCCGACGCGGCATCCGCTCTGCTGCGCTCGCTGCTCGCGCCGACCCGCACGCTCCTGGTGCTGGACGATGCCGCGAGCGCCGCGCAGGTACGGCCGCTGCTGCCGGGAGGTGCCGGGTGCGCGGTGATCGTCACCAGCCGTTCGCCGCTCACCGCCCTCGACGGCGTCGCCCGCTTTCCGCTCGGCCCGCTGTCGGACGAGGAGAGCGCGGCGCTTCTGGTCGCGGCCTCGGGCCGTGCCGGACTGGACGGTTCGGACGCCGCCCGCCGCCTCGTCGAGCTCACCGGCCGCCTGCCCCTGGCCCTGCGCGTCGTCGCCGCGCGGCTCGCCGCCCGGCAGGCCCTCACGCCGGAGGTCCTCGCCGGGCAACTGGCCGGTACGGAAGGGCGGTTACAGCACCTTGAGTACGACGACCTGAGCGTGCGCCGCTCCCTGGCCGTCGCGCACGACGCGCTCGCCGGCTCCGAGCGCGAGGCCGACCGGGACGCGGCCCTCACTCTCCGCCGTATCGGCGCGCTCGATCTGCCCACGTACGGCGCACCCCTGCTCGCCCGCCTCACGGGCACGGGTGAACGCCGCACCGAGGCCGCCCTGGACCGTCTCGTCGACGTGGCCCTGCTCCAGGAGCCGGCATACGGCCGCTACGCACCACACGACCTCGTGCGCGACTTCGCCCGTGAGCTGGTGGGGGAGCGGGGCGTGGAGGGCATCGGCGGCTCCGGCACCGCCCGTGCAGGGGGGAGCGTACGGAACGCGAACAACGGCGGCGTACGGAACGCGACCCCCACCGACACCGAGACCACCCGCGCCTCCGAAACCGCCCTCCGCTGGTACGCCGCCGTAGCCGAGCGGGTGCTCGTCGCGATCGTCGAGCCCGGCCCCGACCAGGACGACCGTCGTCGCCCCACCGCGGCCCAGCCACCCGGGCATGCGGCGCACGTCGACACCGTCGCCCCCTTCGGCGGCCCCGAGGAGGCCTTCGCCTGGGGCGACGGGGAGCTGGCGAACGTCGTCACGCTGGTCGAGCGGTACGCGGACGACCCGTGCCGGCGGCGCGCGGGCCTCGTCTCCACCCTCGTGCGGCTAATCCTCCCGTACGCGCACCGCAGGGGACGCGTCGCCGAGATGGAGGTGCTCGGCCGGGCCGGCCTCGGCGTGGCGCGGCGGCTCGGGGACGAGGCAGCTCAGGCGTACGCGCTGGTCGACCTCGCCGGGCTGCACTTCCTGACCGGCCGCCAGGGCGAGGCCCTCGACCTCAACGACCGCGCGCTGGCCATCTGGCGACGGCTCGACGAACCGTCCTGGATCCGCCGCTGCCTCAACAACCGCGGCCTGCTGCTCGACGGGCTCGGCCGGCCCGCCGAGGCGAGCGAGGCGCTGACCCGGAGCCTGGAGTACGCACGGCAGCTGAACGACCCCTACGGCGAGGCCGTGACCCACAGCCACCTGGGCAATCTCTACGAGCACACCGACCCGCGGGCCGCCATCGAGCAGCACCGGCGTTCGCTCGCCATCGGGGACGGGATCGGCGCCGTGATCGTGCGGCACTCCGCGCACTGCAACATCGGGTACGCCCATCTGCGGCTCGGCGAACCGGCCGCCGCCCTCCCGCACTTCGAGGAGAGCCTGCGCATCCTGGGCGGTCACGGCGACTGGCACGGCGAGTCCCAGACCCGGCTCGGCCTGGTCCGCGCGCTGCGGCTGCTGGGCCGCACCGGGCGGGCCGCCCGGGAGTGCGCCGAGCTGCTGGACCGGGCCGACGCCCGCGCCGACCGCTACACCGGCGGTCTCGCCCGCCACCAGCAGGGGCTGCTGCTGCGGGAACGCGGGCATGCCGGAGCGGCACGCGAGGAGTGGCGCTCGGCTCTCGCGGCACTGGAGGGGACCGACGCGCACGCGGTGGTCACCGAACTCCGCGAGCTGCTCGCCCCCACCGGCTGA
- a CDS encoding AraC family transcriptional regulator, translating into MLDRLNQAMEHIERHLDGSVDGAELARIATTSEYHLRRMFSALAGMPLSEYIRRRRLTIAGAEVLAGGETLLEIAVRYGYGSGEAFARAFRAMHGVGPGEARRTGAALVSQPRLTFRLTIEGSSSMHYRVVDRPAFTVAGFKTRVPLVHSGPNQAIIDFVRGLDKQAREQLGKLSDQEPRGIVAVCDDLDPSRAEGTELDYYQAVISTAPAPADAPAGITTLPVQAGTWAVFTTSGPAPRAIQELWRDVFTEWFPSNPYRSRPGPEILRTDLSSEGTRADAELWLPVERESTR; encoded by the coding sequence GTGCTGGACCGGCTCAACCAGGCGATGGAGCACATCGAACGCCACCTCGACGGGTCTGTGGACGGCGCCGAACTGGCGCGGATCGCGACCACGTCGGAGTACCACCTGCGTCGGATGTTCTCCGCGCTGGCAGGCATGCCCCTGTCGGAGTACATCCGCCGCCGGCGGCTGACGATCGCGGGCGCGGAGGTGCTCGCGGGCGGCGAGACGCTGCTGGAGATCGCGGTGCGCTACGGCTACGGCTCGGGCGAGGCGTTCGCACGGGCGTTCCGCGCGATGCACGGCGTGGGCCCGGGCGAGGCCCGGCGCACCGGCGCCGCGCTCGTCTCCCAGCCCCGGCTGACCTTCCGCCTCACCATCGAAGGGAGCAGCAGCATGCACTACCGAGTCGTGGACCGCCCGGCCTTCACCGTCGCCGGCTTCAAGACCCGGGTGCCGCTCGTGCACTCGGGCCCGAACCAGGCGATCATCGACTTCGTCCGGGGGCTCGACAAGCAGGCCCGGGAGCAGCTCGGAAAGCTCTCCGACCAGGAGCCGCGCGGCATCGTCGCGGTCTGCGACGACCTGGACCCGAGCCGCGCCGAGGGCACCGAGCTCGACTACTACCAGGCGGTGATCAGCACGGCGCCGGCCCCGGCCGACGCCCCCGCGGGCATCACCACCCTGCCCGTCCAGGCCGGCACGTGGGCGGTCTTCACCACCTCCGGCCCGGCACCGCGGGCCATCCAGGAACTGTGGCGGGACGTGTTCACCGAGTGGTTCCCGTCCAACCCGTACCGCAGCCGCCCCGGCCCCGAGATCCTGCGGACCGACCTCTCCTCGGAGGGGACGAGGGCGGACGCCGAGCTGTGGCTGCCGGTGGAACGGGAGTCCACCCGCTGA
- a CDS encoding amino acid permease gives MTTRPPDSLTSGTAPPTSGRPPEQQAGLQAGLKNRHLSMIAIGGVIGAGLFVGSASGIAAAGPGILVSYALVGALVVFVMRMLGEMAAANPTSGSFSAYADRALGRWAGFSIGWLYWFFWVVVLAVEATAGAVILEGWVPAVPQWAWALIVMTVLTATNLASVGSFGEFEFWFAGIKVVAITGFIVLGGLAIFGVLPGSDHAATGFGNLTGHGGFLPNGPGAILTGILLVVFSFMGSEIVTLAAGESSDAQRAVAKATRSVIWRVGVFYVGSILVVVALLPWNDPAIVKKGSYVAALDSIGIPHAGEIMNFIVLTAVLSCLNSGLYTASRMAFSLGQRGDAPRSFVRTNTRGVPQAAILASVVFGFVAVAFNYLWPDTVFQFLLNSSGAVALFVWLVICFSQLRMRGIILRENPEKLIVRMWLFPYLTWATIAMIAFVLLYMLTDEKEGGGRSQVLLSVLVAAVVIVISLVRERSRRKDTAEAVAPR, from the coding sequence ATGACTACACGTCCCCCTGACTCACTAACCTCTGGCACCGCTCCCCCCACCAGTGGCCGGCCTCCGGAGCAGCAGGCAGGTCTGCAGGCCGGTCTCAAGAACCGCCATCTGTCCATGATCGCCATCGGCGGGGTGATCGGTGCCGGTCTCTTCGTGGGCTCCGCCTCCGGTATCGCCGCCGCCGGGCCCGGCATCCTGGTGTCCTACGCACTGGTCGGCGCCCTGGTCGTCTTCGTGATGCGGATGCTCGGCGAGATGGCCGCGGCCAACCCGACCTCCGGGTCCTTCTCGGCCTACGCGGACCGGGCGCTCGGCCGCTGGGCCGGGTTCTCGATCGGCTGGCTGTACTGGTTCTTCTGGGTCGTCGTGCTCGCCGTGGAGGCGACCGCGGGTGCGGTGATCCTGGAAGGGTGGGTGCCGGCGGTACCGCAGTGGGCCTGGGCCCTGATCGTGATGACGGTCCTCACCGCCACGAACCTGGCCTCGGTCGGCTCCTTCGGCGAGTTCGAGTTCTGGTTCGCCGGCATCAAGGTCGTCGCCATCACGGGTTTCATCGTTCTCGGCGGGCTGGCGATCTTCGGTGTGCTGCCCGGCTCCGACCACGCCGCGACAGGGTTCGGGAACCTCACCGGGCACGGCGGCTTCCTGCCGAACGGGCCGGGCGCGATCCTCACCGGCATCCTGCTGGTCGTCTTCTCCTTCATGGGCAGCGAGATCGTCACCCTCGCCGCCGGTGAGTCCTCGGACGCGCAGCGGGCGGTGGCCAAGGCCACCAGGAGCGTGATCTGGCGGGTCGGCGTCTTCTACGTCGGCTCGATCCTCGTCGTGGTCGCCCTGCTGCCGTGGAACGACCCCGCGATCGTGAAGAAGGGCTCGTACGTCGCGGCCCTCGACTCGATCGGCATCCCGCACGCCGGCGAGATCATGAACTTCATCGTGCTGACGGCCGTGCTGTCCTGTCTCAACTCCGGCCTGTACACCGCCTCCCGGATGGCCTTCTCCCTCGGGCAGCGCGGCGACGCCCCGCGGTCCTTCGTACGGACGAACACCCGGGGTGTCCCGCAGGCCGCGATCCTGGCCTCCGTCGTCTTCGGCTTCGTGGCGGTCGCCTTCAACTACCTGTGGCCCGACACGGTCTTCCAGTTCCTGCTGAACTCCTCGGGCGCCGTCGCGCTCTTCGTGTGGCTGGTCATCTGCTTCTCGCAGCTGCGGATGCGGGGGATCATCCTGCGCGAGAACCCGGAGAAGCTCATCGTGCGGATGTGGTTGTTCCCCTATCTGACGTGGGCGACGATCGCGATGATCGCGTTCGTGCTCCTCTACATGCTCACCGACGAGAAGGAGGGCGGCGGCCGCAGCCAGGTGCTGCTCTCGGTGCTCGTCGCAGCGGTGGTGATCGTGATCTCGTTGGTCCGGGAACGGTCCCGCCGGAAGGACACCGCGGAGGCGGTCGCGCCGCGGTAG
- a CDS encoding PucR family transcriptional regulator: MDPAAVAPLAARIRLRQLLMALGDSLVEVQAAPAGLDVEIREVSLLDPEDPPTAQPGELVLVIGARGRAALPALRAAARDGAAAVVVKLDGPGQAAALSETAAEAGVALLSLRSEARWEQVHALARAALDDAPPGETGMGAEEGDLFSLAQTTAILTSGIVSIEDAANRVLAYSRTTDSDEADDLRRRSILGWQGPEGYLAKLREWGVFQHLHSSDEVIGIDSHPELGIRRRLAVAIRSGDRQLGTIWVQEGSIPLSERSRQALLGAARVAALHLVRRRRELSDEVTLTRTLLAGLLDGSTGPQPLATHLGFDATRPAAVLGFSYGTAEAYGTSEAGETAEGVAVPELTHSEVTNLVSVHIAARHRSALVTQVDSRVYVLLPQLPRGIDTDTLRGWTQEITDAALRHLGLPLSGSVGCLVPTLGDVPESRREADRILDAMASAGVTVAVAALPDIQAEVLVSEILRLLSARPEIRDPRLTALVSHDSRHQGRLAETLLTYLNSFGDIRAAAAQLHVHPNTLRYRLRRTEELTGLDLSRPDQRLLAMLQLRLPPSG, from the coding sequence ATGGATCCGGCCGCAGTGGCTCCCCTCGCAGCGCGTATCCGTCTGCGTCAGTTGCTGATGGCGCTGGGTGACTCGCTGGTGGAGGTGCAGGCTGCTCCCGCCGGGCTGGATGTCGAGATCCGTGAGGTTTCGCTGCTCGATCCCGAGGACCCGCCGACCGCACAGCCGGGCGAGCTGGTTCTCGTGATCGGGGCCCGTGGCCGGGCCGCTCTTCCCGCGCTGCGGGCCGCCGCGCGGGACGGAGCCGCCGCCGTCGTGGTCAAGCTGGACGGGCCCGGTCAGGCCGCGGCGCTGAGCGAGACCGCCGCCGAGGCCGGGGTCGCCCTGCTCTCGCTGCGCAGTGAAGCACGCTGGGAGCAAGTGCACGCGCTGGCCCGGGCCGCCCTGGACGACGCACCGCCGGGGGAGACCGGCATGGGGGCCGAGGAGGGCGACCTGTTCTCGCTCGCCCAGACCACTGCCATCCTCACCAGCGGCATCGTCAGCATCGAGGACGCCGCGAACCGGGTGCTCGCCTACTCCCGCACCACCGACTCCGACGAGGCGGACGACCTGCGTCGGCGCTCCATCCTCGGCTGGCAGGGACCGGAGGGGTATCTGGCGAAGCTGCGCGAGTGGGGTGTGTTCCAGCATCTGCACTCCAGCGACGAGGTGATCGGTATCGACAGCCACCCCGAGCTGGGCATCCGCCGTCGGCTCGCGGTCGCCATCCGGTCCGGGGACCGGCAGCTGGGCACCATCTGGGTGCAGGAGGGCTCGATTCCGCTGTCCGAACGCTCACGCCAGGCACTGCTGGGTGCCGCCCGGGTCGCAGCGCTCCATCTCGTACGCCGTCGCCGGGAGCTCTCGGACGAGGTGACGCTCACCCGGACCCTGCTGGCCGGACTCCTGGACGGGAGCACCGGACCCCAGCCGTTGGCCACTCACCTGGGGTTCGACGCCACCCGCCCGGCCGCCGTGCTGGGGTTCTCGTACGGGACCGCAGAGGCTTACGGGACTTCAGAGGCGGGCGAGACCGCCGAGGGCGTCGCCGTACCGGAGCTGACCCACTCCGAGGTCACCAACCTGGTCTCCGTGCACATCGCGGCCCGGCACCGCAGTGCCCTGGTCACCCAGGTCGACAGCCGTGTCTATGTGCTTCTGCCCCAGTTGCCCCGCGGCATCGACACGGACACGCTGCGCGGCTGGACCCAGGAGATCACCGACGCCGCACTCCGCCACCTGGGCCTGCCGCTGAGCGGCTCGGTCGGTTGCCTGGTGCCGACGCTGGGGGACGTCCCCGAGTCCCGCCGGGAGGCCGACCGCATACTCGACGCCATGGCGAGTGCCGGAGTGACCGTCGCGGTCGCCGCGCTGCCGGACATCCAGGCGGAGGTGCTGGTCAGCGAGATACTGAGGTTGCTCTCCGCCCGCCCCGAGATACGGGATCCCCGACTGACCGCCCTGGTCTCGCACGACAGCCGGCACCAGGGCAGGCTCGCCGAGACCCTCCTGACGTACCTGAACTCCTTCGGTGACATTCGGGCGGCGGCCGCACAGCTCCATGTGCACCCCAACACGCTGCGGTACCGCCTTCGCCGGACCGAGGAGCTGACCGGCCTCGACCTCAGCCGTCCCGACCAGCGTCTGCTGGCCATGCTCCAGCTGCGGCTCCCGCCCAGCGGCTGA
- a CDS encoding glycosyltransferase family 2 protein yields MGAPRIAVAVVTMGNRPEEVDALLRSVAKQDVPPERIVIVGNGCPLPEFARRLSLPGEVTPIELDENLGCPGGRNAALARLREFGDIDVVVDLDDDGLLVDADVLRRVRELYAADERLGIVGFRIADELGETQQRHVPRIGNADPMRGGYVTGFLGGGHALRMAMLDEVGDWPAEFFFAHEETDLAWRAADAGWRILYAPELLLQHPKTSPARHAIYFRVNARNRVWLARRRLPFALVPVHLGVWVLLTLVRNRSGAGLRAWFGGFVEGVRESAGERRPMRWRTVWRLTRLGRPPVI; encoded by the coding sequence ATGGGGGCGCCCAGGATCGCCGTCGCCGTGGTGACGATGGGCAATCGGCCCGAGGAGGTCGACGCGCTGCTGCGGTCCGTGGCCAAGCAGGACGTGCCGCCCGAGCGGATCGTGATCGTCGGCAACGGCTGCCCGCTGCCCGAGTTCGCCCGGCGGTTGTCGCTGCCCGGCGAGGTCACCCCGATCGAGCTCGACGAGAACCTCGGCTGCCCCGGCGGGCGGAACGCGGCCCTCGCGCGGCTGCGGGAGTTCGGCGACATCGACGTCGTCGTGGATCTGGACGACGACGGGCTGCTCGTCGACGCCGATGTGCTGCGCCGCGTGCGGGAGTTGTACGCCGCCGACGAACGGCTCGGCATCGTCGGTTTCCGTATCGCCGACGAGCTGGGCGAGACGCAGCAGCGGCACGTGCCCCGGATCGGCAACGCGGACCCCATGCGGGGCGGGTACGTCACCGGGTTCCTCGGCGGCGGACACGCGCTGCGGATGGCCATGCTCGACGAAGTCGGCGACTGGCCCGCCGAGTTCTTCTTCGCGCACGAGGAGACCGACCTGGCCTGGCGTGCGGCCGATGCGGGCTGGCGCATCCTGTACGCGCCCGAACTGCTGCTCCAGCACCCGAAGACCTCGCCCGCCCGGCACGCCATCTACTTCCGCGTCAACGCCCGCAACCGGGTCTGGCTGGCCCGCCGCCGGCTGCCGTTCGCGCTCGTCCCCGTCCACTTGGGCGTCTGGGTGCTGCTCACCCTCGTACGGAACCGTTCGGGTGCGGGGCTGCGGGCATGGTTCGGCGGGTTCGTGGAAGGCGTACGGGAGTCGGCGGGTGAGCGGCGGCCCATGCGCTGGCGGACGGTGTGGCGGCTCACGCGGCTGGGGCGGCCGCCGGTCATCTGA